In Bombus huntii isolate Logan2020A chromosome 9, iyBomHunt1.1, whole genome shotgun sequence, a single window of DNA contains:
- the LOC126869348 gene encoding probable nuclear hormone receptor HR3 isoform X4: MEGSLSTFGGPSWGADSTSPQPPETTRTRVSVQTPSPENNLLDDPVRLQVNSIRAQIEIIPCKVCGDKSSGVHYGVITCEGCKGFFRRSQSSVVNYQCPRNKNCVVDRVNRNRCQYCRLQKCLRLGMSRDAVKFGRMSKKQREKVEDEVRFHKAQMRAASETAPDSSVFEHQTPSSSDQHHPFNGGYTYGGSEYASPGPGTGGSGYYNHQAMTNYELSADYVDSTTTYDPRPTQTQVADTVAPDTPSAVTATGVLPSVVTTGKSLSASTTGSSTGGSGGGSSGGGGGGGGGGGGNGGGSGGGGSGGGGSGSGTGGGAAAGGGGGAGSLSGGGIVAVKQETTVELASLGHGSYTMVDSTTFLSSQQQRVSNPSEDDEVPSLPSMSHARYPAQISELLSKTIADAHARTCLLSTEQIQESFRKPHDLSRLIYYKNMAHEQLWLECAQKLTTVIQQIIEFAKMVPGFMKLSQDDQIVLLKAGSFELAVLRMSRYLDLQQNCVLYGDTMLPQDAFYTTDTAEMKLVSCVFELARSIAELKLTETELALYSAAVLLSPDRPGLKGLAEITRLSQAVIRALRSELDRNHVSPIKGDVTVCDAILAKIPQLREISLLHMDALAKFKRSQPHLEFPALHKELFSVDS, from the exons CCCAGATCGAAATAATCCCGTGCAAGGTGTGTGGCGACAAGAGCAGCGGCGTTCATTATGGCGTGATCACCTGCGAGGGCTGCAAAGGCTTCTTCAGGCGGTCTCAGTCGTCGGTCGTCAACTATCAATGTCCGCGGAACAAGAATTGCGTGGTCGACCGTGTAAACAGAAACCGGTGCCAGTACTGTCGGTTGCAAAAGTGCCTACGCCTCGGCATGTCTAGAGATG CCGTTAAATTCGGGCGCATGTCGAAGAAGCAAAGAGAGAAGGTCGAGGACGAAGTTAGGTTCCACAAGGCACAAATGAGAGCGGCCTCTGAGACAGCGCCCGATAGCAGTGTGTTTGAACATCAGACCCCAAGCAGTTCGGATCAGCATCACCCTTTCAATGGCGG GTACACGTATGGCGGTAGTGAATACGCTTCTCCCGGCCCCGGCACGGGTGGGTCGGGTTATTACAATCATCAAGCGATGACGAACTACGAGCTTAGCGCCGACTACGTCGACAGCACGACGACCTACGATCCACGACCGACGCAGACGCAGGTCGCGGACACTGTCGCCCCTGATACGCCCTCCGCTGTCACCGCGACTGGGGTACTTCCCAGCGTGGTCACCACCG GGAAGTCGCTGTCTGCCTCGACGACCGGAAGCAGCACGGGGGGTAGTGGTGGAGGTAGTAGCGGCGGCGGAGGCGGTGGaggcggtggtggcggtggtAACGGTGGTGGATCCGGTGGTGGTGGCTCGGGTGGTGGAGGGAGCGGTTCTGGCACCGGCGGTGGTGCGGCTGCCGGTGGCGGTGGTGGTGCCGGTTCCCTAAGCGGGGGTGGGATCGTTGCTGTGAAGCAAGAGACCACCGTCGAACTGGCCAGCTTGGGCCACGGCTCGTACACGATGGTCGACTCGACGACCTTTCTGAGCAGTCAGCAACAGAGGGTCAGCAATCCATCCGAGGACGACGAAGTGCCGAGTCTGCCCAGTATGTCCCATGCGAGAT ATCCGGCACAGATCAGCGAGTTGCTCTCAAAAACGATAGCGGATGCACACGCAAGAACGTGTCTGCTGTCGACGGAACAGATCCAGGAGTCTTTCCGGAAGCCGCACGATCTCTCCAGATTGATCTACTACAAGAACATGGCGCACGAGCAGCTTTGGCTTGAGTGTGCCCAAAAACTAACCACCGTTATCCAGCAGATCATCGAGTTCGCCAAGATGGTTCCTGGATTCATGAAGCTCTCGCAGGACGACCAGATTGTTCTACTAAAAGCTG GTTCCTTCGAGTTGGCTGTGCTACGTATGAGCAGGTACCTCGATCTCCAGCAGAACTGTGTCCTCTACGGTGACACCATGTTACCACAGGATGCGTTTTACACGACGGACACGGCGGAAATGAAACTTGTTTCTTGCGTGTTTGAGTTAGCCAGGAGTATCGCCGAATTGAAGCTTACGGAAACAGAGCTGGCGCTTTACAGTGCAGCGGTTCTTCTTAGTCCCG aTCGGCCGGGACTGAAAGGGCTCGCGGAAATCACGAGACTGTCACAGGCGGTGATCAGGGCGCTCAGGTCGGAACTGGATCGTAACCACGTGTCGCCCATAAAGGGCGACGTGACGGTGTGCGACGCGATCCTCGCGAAAATCCCACAGCTCCGGGAGATTTCTCTGTTGCACATGGACGCTCTGGCTAAATTCAAACGGTCGCAGCCGCATCTCGAGTTCCCGGCCCTTCACAAAGAGCTTTTCAGCGTCGACAGCTGA
- the LOC126869348 gene encoding probable nuclear hormone receptor HR3 isoform X5, whose amino-acid sequence MFEMWSAVSSKLEHSATSSGSPLPLTSHAPQTPHTSSGSIKAQIEIIPCKVCGDKSSGVHYGVITCEGCKGFFRRSQSSVVNYQCPRNKNCVVDRVNRNRCQYCRLQKCLRLGMSRDAVKFGRMSKKQREKVEDEVRFHKAQMRAASETAPDSSVFEHQTPSSSDQHHPFNGGYTYGGSEYASPGPGTGGSGYYNHQAMTNYELSADYVDSTTTYDPRPTQTQVADTVAPDTPSAVTATGVLPSVVTTGKSLSASTTGSSTGGSGGGSSGGGGGGGGGGGGNGGGSGGGGSGGGGSGSGTGGGAAAGGGGGAGSLSGGGIVAVKQETTVELASLGHGSYTMVDSTTFLSSQQQRVSNPSEDDEVPSLPSMSHARYPAQISELLSKTIADAHARTCLLSTEQIQESFRKPHDLSRLIYYKNMAHEQLWLECAQKLTTVIQQIIEFAKMVPGFMKLSQDDQIVLLKAGSFELAVLRMSRYLDLQQNCVLYGDTMLPQDAFYTTDTAEMKLVSCVFELARSIAELKLTETELALYSAAVLLSPDRPGLKGLAEITRLSQAVIRALRSELDRNHVSPIKGDVTVCDAILAKIPQLREISLLHMDALAKFKRSQPHLEFPALHKELFSVDS is encoded by the exons CCCAGATCGAAATAATCCCGTGCAAGGTGTGTGGCGACAAGAGCAGCGGCGTTCATTATGGCGTGATCACCTGCGAGGGCTGCAAAGGCTTCTTCAGGCGGTCTCAGTCGTCGGTCGTCAACTATCAATGTCCGCGGAACAAGAATTGCGTGGTCGACCGTGTAAACAGAAACCGGTGCCAGTACTGTCGGTTGCAAAAGTGCCTACGCCTCGGCATGTCTAGAGATG CCGTTAAATTCGGGCGCATGTCGAAGAAGCAAAGAGAGAAGGTCGAGGACGAAGTTAGGTTCCACAAGGCACAAATGAGAGCGGCCTCTGAGACAGCGCCCGATAGCAGTGTGTTTGAACATCAGACCCCAAGCAGTTCGGATCAGCATCACCCTTTCAATGGCGG GTACACGTATGGCGGTAGTGAATACGCTTCTCCCGGCCCCGGCACGGGTGGGTCGGGTTATTACAATCATCAAGCGATGACGAACTACGAGCTTAGCGCCGACTACGTCGACAGCACGACGACCTACGATCCACGACCGACGCAGACGCAGGTCGCGGACACTGTCGCCCCTGATACGCCCTCCGCTGTCACCGCGACTGGGGTACTTCCCAGCGTGGTCACCACCG GGAAGTCGCTGTCTGCCTCGACGACCGGAAGCAGCACGGGGGGTAGTGGTGGAGGTAGTAGCGGCGGCGGAGGCGGTGGaggcggtggtggcggtggtAACGGTGGTGGATCCGGTGGTGGTGGCTCGGGTGGTGGAGGGAGCGGTTCTGGCACCGGCGGTGGTGCGGCTGCCGGTGGCGGTGGTGGTGCCGGTTCCCTAAGCGGGGGTGGGATCGTTGCTGTGAAGCAAGAGACCACCGTCGAACTGGCCAGCTTGGGCCACGGCTCGTACACGATGGTCGACTCGACGACCTTTCTGAGCAGTCAGCAACAGAGGGTCAGCAATCCATCCGAGGACGACGAAGTGCCGAGTCTGCCCAGTATGTCCCATGCGAGAT ATCCGGCACAGATCAGCGAGTTGCTCTCAAAAACGATAGCGGATGCACACGCAAGAACGTGTCTGCTGTCGACGGAACAGATCCAGGAGTCTTTCCGGAAGCCGCACGATCTCTCCAGATTGATCTACTACAAGAACATGGCGCACGAGCAGCTTTGGCTTGAGTGTGCCCAAAAACTAACCACCGTTATCCAGCAGATCATCGAGTTCGCCAAGATGGTTCCTGGATTCATGAAGCTCTCGCAGGACGACCAGATTGTTCTACTAAAAGCTG GTTCCTTCGAGTTGGCTGTGCTACGTATGAGCAGGTACCTCGATCTCCAGCAGAACTGTGTCCTCTACGGTGACACCATGTTACCACAGGATGCGTTTTACACGACGGACACGGCGGAAATGAAACTTGTTTCTTGCGTGTTTGAGTTAGCCAGGAGTATCGCCGAATTGAAGCTTACGGAAACAGAGCTGGCGCTTTACAGTGCAGCGGTTCTTCTTAGTCCCG aTCGGCCGGGACTGAAAGGGCTCGCGGAAATCACGAGACTGTCACAGGCGGTGATCAGGGCGCTCAGGTCGGAACTGGATCGTAACCACGTGTCGCCCATAAAGGGCGACGTGACGGTGTGCGACGCGATCCTCGCGAAAATCCCACAGCTCCGGGAGATTTCTCTGTTGCACATGGACGCTCTGGCTAAATTCAAACGGTCGCAGCCGCATCTCGAGTTCCCGGCCCTTCACAAAGAGCTTTTCAGCGTCGACAGCTGA
- the LOC126869358 gene encoding dynactin subunit 6, translating into MNTFGSRRTNVKIAVGALVCEESILKGDITIGPKTIIHPRASIIAEAGPIIIGEGNIIEEMAIITNRLPPDTPEPTTIPVQIIGNYNVFETDCTCEAFKVGDHNILESKAHVGREVELTNGCIIGTSCTITEADTIPENTIIYGNECQRREMHDKPYPPISQIEFLLKILPTYHHIRKPNVKPTKNEGGL; encoded by the exons ATGAATACATTTGGCAGTCGTCGTACAAA CGTAAAAATAGCAGTAGGAGCTTTAGTATgcgaggaaagtattttaaaagGGGATATCACTATTGGACCAAAAACTATAATTCATCCAAGAGCAAGTATCATTGCAGAAGCTGGCCCAATTATAATAGGTGAAGGGAACATTATAGAAGAAATGGCGATCATAACAAATag GTTACCACCAGATACTCCCGAACCAACAACAATTCCGGTACAAATAATAGGCAATTATAATGTATTTGAAACTGATTGTACTTGTGAAGCATTTAAAGTTGGAGAtcataatattttagaaaGCAAAG CTCATGTTGGTCGTGAGGTTGAACTGACCAATGGTTGTATTATAGGAACGTCATGCACAATCACAGAAGCAGACACAATACCagaaaatacaataatttatGGTAACGAATGCCAACGTAGAGAAATGCACGATAAACCATAT cCTCCAATAAgtcaaatagaatttttgttaaaaattttaccAACTTACCATCACATTCGTAAACCTAATGTAAAACCAACAAAAAATGAAGGGGGGCTATAA